A genome region from Populus alba chromosome 3, ASM523922v2, whole genome shotgun sequence includes the following:
- the LOC118049133 gene encoding uncharacterized protein — protein MDVSSKIDLAHVSQDIVELWNEWQIRSLMLLSLLLQILLTIFGNRRKYTNGRLLGTFLWVAYLSADWVATFSLGILARSEADSANPKLIPVFWAPVLLVHLGGPGTIPVYSMDQASKLLIVRLLELVTRVGVACYVLFRLWNKNVITSVFIPIFVSGIIKYGERIWVLTRIHVYNNVSPQPFAEDHRIKIKDILPCYQNTRSKVIYLHEAHILYKTFQILSKNFDLIRLDQKFTYDLVSKKEAEEAFHLIEVELGFKYDRLYSKVTRISRSRVILRYTTFLSSISALASFSIMTKSSSVYSKNDKIISYVLLSGVVCLETYSIIMHLFSDWTMIWLTSTSERAGGIPRRIHCLSLLLTFCRKPKRYWSGSMGQHNLISAQSNNKLLKKYLPWIIGNIDSWKKVGKDLKELLFKQVKDKRSRYDPDTNDFTFLKNLLKERGLEVLRSKHCFDKLGWSVAGVEFIHSLLTWHIATHVCYLHDSDQKNGFHKKRKSVILNSTLLSDYMLYLLVNCPTMLAREPSETRYDDTRIHLRRLLLWNTHKEVKHNISLEELNALSFQEAEVKAFFKELLQSPSTVLKEIDEQGNGEKSALLDGCMLAVSLQSLERRDGWSNDEKWEMISHVWVDMLMYAASHCGWKQHTHQLARGGELLTHVCLLMAHLGLSKQCPPKVNKQLDDRSKRLAGILESEKPSSLGLRYISVE, from the exons AT GGACGTGTCGTCAAAGATTGATTTAGCCCATGTGTCTCAAGATATTGTAGAACTATGGAATGAATGGCAGATTCGGTCATTAATGCTACTCAGTCTCCTTCTGCAAATCTTGCTCACCATTTTTGGAAACCGACGGAAGTATACTAATGGACGTTTGCTTGGGACTTTTCTTTGGGTAGCATACCTGTCTGCAGATTGGGTGGCAACTTTTTCGTTGGGTATCCTTGCTCGCAGCGAAGCCGACTCCGCAAATCCGAAATTAATTCCTGTGTTTTGGGCTCCAGTCCTTCTTGTTCACCTTGGTGGCCCTGGAACTATTCCTGTTTATTCAATGGATCAAGCCAGCAAATTATTGATAGTTCGCCTTCTTGAGCTAGTAACCCGAGTTGGTGTGGCTTGTTATGTCTTGTTCAGGTTATGGAACAAAAATGTCATCACGTCGGTATTCATTCCAATCTTTGTTTCAGGAATCATCAAATATGGTGAAAGGATTTGGGTTTTGACGAGAATCCACGTATACAATAACGTGTCGCCACAACCTTTTGCGGAAGACCATCGCATCAAGATTAAAGATATATTACCCTGCTACCAGAATACACGAAGTAAGGTCATATATCTCCATGAAgctcatattttatataaaacgtTCCAGATACTGTCCAAGAATTTTGATCTCATCAGATTGGATCAAAAATTCACCTATGATTTGGTTTCTAAAAAGGAAGCGGAGGAAGCCTTCCACTTGATAGAAGTTGAGCTGGGATTCAAGTATGATCGGCTTTATTCTAAGGTGACAAGGATTTCCAGGTCTCGCGTCATTCTCCGCTATACCACCTTCTTATCATCTATTTCTGCATTAGCTTCCTTCTCAATAATGACAAAGAGCAGTAGTGTCTATTCGAAAAATGATAAGATTATATCTTACGTGCTGCTGAGTGGAGTTGTGTGCCTTGAAACTTATTCCATCATTATGCATCTCTTTTCCGACTGGACTATGATTTGGCTTACCAGTACTAGTGAAAGAGCTGGTGGTATTCCCCGTCGAATCCATTGTCTTTCTCTGTTACTAACATTTTGTAGGAAGCCCAAAAGATATTGGTCAGGATCTATGGGACAACACAACCTAATAAGTGCTCAATCAAACAACAAGCTTCTTAAGAAGTACCTTCCATGGATCATAGGGAACATTGATAGCTGGAAAAAAGTGGGCAAGGATTTAAAAGAATTGCTCTTCAAACAAGTCAAGGATAAACGTTCAAGGTACGATCCCGATACCAATGATTTCACTTTCCTCAAGAATCTATTGAAAGAGAGAGGTTTAGAGGTGCTTCGAAGCAAGCATTGCTTTGATAAATTGGGATGGAGTGTCGCTGGTGTAGAATTCATTCATAGCCTCCTCACTTGGCACATTGCTACTCATGTTTGTTACTTGCATGATTCTGATCAGAAGAATGGTTTTCACAAGAAGCGAAAAAGTGTAATATTGAACAGCACATTATTATCCGATTACATGTTGTATCTCCTGGTTAATTGTCCAACCATGTTAGCGAGAGAGCCCAGCGAAACAAGATATGATGATACGAGAATTCATTTGCGTCGTCTCCTTTTATGGAATACACATAAAGAAGTGAAGCACAACATTTCCTTGGAAGAATTGAATGCATTATCGTTTCAGGAAGCTGAAGTGAAAGCCTTTTTCAAAGAATTGCTTCAAAGTCCGTCTACCGTGTTGAAGGAAATTGATGAACAAGGCAACGGAGAAAAGTCAGCCCTACTAGATGGTTGCATGCTTGCTGTGTCATTGCAGTCATTGGAGAGACGGGATGGTTGGTCAAATGACGAGAAATGGGAAATGATAAGTCATGTGTGGGTGGACATGTTGATGTATGCCGCAAGTCATTGTGGATGGAAGCAGCACACTCATCAACTTGCCCGAGGTGGGGAGCTACTCACTCATGTCTGTCTTCTCATGGCACATCTCGGTTTAAGCAAGCAATGTCCACCTAAAGTAAATAAACAATTAGATGATCGGTCTAAAAGGCTTGCTGgtattcttgagtctgaaaaacCTAGCTCCCTGGGTCTGAGGTATATTTCTGTGGAGTAg